Within Plasmodium vinckei vinckei genome assembly, chromosome: PVVCY_12, the genomic segment aatattataaaaatggctATATGATGCAAAATAATCCTAATAATAAACGAACTAAAAATAGTCATGGATATATTGACGATGAAATAACTGGAAATACTATGGCCATGTCAGAACAAAATGATGCTGATGAAATGAGACAATTTTCAAACTATGGTTTTAATCCTAGATCCattgataataatagccttatgtattataataaaaaaatggatggTAATCCTAACATgcttccattttttaacaataatattgGTGGATTAAATCAACAAAACTTTTATAACTATTATGGCCATAAATATGATCCCAatttagataaaaataatcttttgaacaaaaaaggaaataaaaataatggcGGTGTAAGGAAAAGaaggaaaaaaatgcaaCAAGATAATGTAAATccatacaaaaaatttaatgcaaatattatgaacacattagaaaataataatggtaCAGAAGCTCCTGTAcaagtaaaaaaaagaggtcgagctaaaaaaaataaaaatctcAATATTGATAATGCTAATTTAGATAGCATAAACCCTTATAAGCAATCCTATGATAATCcaaaatcatttttaaagaatGACTTTATAGACCCAACGAAAAATTATAGTAAATACAGCCAATATATGGATAAAGATATTAAAGATTTCGATACAgatttaataaaagatgaacaaatatataaacaaaaaaatgaaaacgaTATTAATGATGGTCAAATATATTGCCCAGTAtgtaaatttgtttatgaAGAATTAAGTGATGGATCACCAGCTGATGGATTAAATTGGATTGGATGTGATAAATGTGAAAGATGGTATCATTGGATATGTTGTAAATATTCTATTGACAATCCACCAGATATGGAAAATGATTGGTATTGTAGTATGTGCTTAAACAGCTAAATCATGctcattattatatctattttactacctctatattattatctttactttatcaatttttttgtataaccCTTATTGATTACTACttatagaaatatattaaatgtattcatttttaaaaaaacgcTCTGACTATTTtgagttatatatatacgaatatatgtatgtagtGCATACTTATTCATTCATACAGatgtattaaatatttatgtgaataattattaaaaaaatgttatattaatatcttGAATTTTGTATTCGTATATTAGCAATTTTCTACATTCGCTTATTCATTACTCATtagttataatttttttttaataaatcatatgacaattttttttctgttcacccaaaatttaattttattttgttaatatatttgatttaaatttttatataatatactatTGCACATGGCCACTAAGCCAAATATTTGTGCTCTTTCAATATTAtgctattttaaaaatttttttaaattttaagaATTCTATGttttgttaaaaataaatcgtttcgcatttaaataaaaataaagtaagaatgaaatatatcatagtttaaaaaattaccataaaaaaaagtgacaaaaaaagaaaagtatatttaaaatttacaatGTTTCATGGGATTCGGTTGGCATAAGACATGAGAGTTGATGTGACAACTAGTATgaattaaagaaaatttttCTAGCCTGTTCATATGTAAATTCATTAAGGATATAATCCTTTAATGACATCGATTCATTACTAAGTTTTTGGTTGAAGCGTTTGGTATTAGAATATTTATCAAACGCACTAGATTCTAAAAAGCTTTCtatagttttatatttcttaatAATTTCATAAGCTTTTACTGGACCGATGCCTGGTATTTTTGCACTATAGTCACAACCTGATAAAATGCAAAAATCTATAAATTGctcataatttatatccAATTCACTCAAAATTTCatctttattaattatatgtcttttttttttattagttaTGAATCTGATTAAATTGGGGGCCCCGAATGCTAATGCATCTGTATCATCAGATACAACGATATCTTTTTCATGAGAGCATTGGATCGCACACTCTTTTTCTgcatcattttttgttataaaaataggaattttttccaataacagataattatatatatcattagcAGTCTGggaattaatttttataaatatattttttttaaacaaatcATGAGTACCATCTTCATCGACAATTATCTCAaccttttctttttttccgatttttctttcacatattttatttggaCTCACTTTTTTATCACAAAATGGGgtaattatatttgtgattttttttgaactCCCGTTAAGAATGCTCCCAATGTTACTACTACTTGTATCGCTTAATCCATCAGAAGAACtcagtatatttttatgagcATCTGCATTTAATATATcgaacaatttttttttttttcgtattGTTTCCCTTTCTTTCCATACATGTCTTTTACATTTGAAGTCGATAGGTTGTAGTTCACACCTAGCCCCAATATCttcaattatataaagagtatttatctttaatgatttaaaatattcatgttgattttttaataattctatactttttttaataatatattgccttattaatatatatgtacctAACTCATTAGCTTTATACTTACTGTCTCGGTTTTTGTCATTTAATATGTGTTTCCAAGCAACATAcataaatttgtaaataaaaaatgtaccATCAATTATAAACTTCTTTCCCTCAAAACTTTTTATGTCATCAATTCTTTTAATGGTACTAggaatttttttgtgtataaatgatataaaccCTTTAATGGTCATAATATTCTATATCGCTTATATAAAATCTGAAGGGGGCAGAAAaacaagaaaaaaaacattatttatgtttattatgGATAATTACATATGGGTTGGGGCCctataatatatagtataCGCATTACACTAGTACGAATATGTCTGGCACATACCTATATGGGTGAATAATGAGGGACACattatatttcttaaattgtaataaccttataaatgttttatattttttttttaaattaaaaaaaagtcaCAATTTAATCCGTTCTttcaacaattttaaatcaCCTTggtatatgtattttattcattcaTTGTGGTTAcctatatgtatataatattttacattattgagttttcttttttttctttcatatGGATAATACTAATTAGGAATATATACACTATacgaaaacaaaaatatcatataatataatcaaTAATGCCagttttcataatattatatgtaaagTTATTTGTGTTAAAAGTGTAACACCTTAAAACATTAATGCAAAATATAGAACgtatacacaaaaaaagaaaattgtatatatattttttcattatttctccttataaatttatgtatatatttatttataagtgTAATTGCATATAtctttgttttaaaaaataaaagtaaaaaaatcacaattctagtatattatttttttataataatagtttgtgaaaaaaaaattataaccGATGCATTAATATATCTCCATAGCAATTTCTAATTGTGTAAttgatttataaattattcaaaaaaaaaggaaaaaatataaaataaaaatatatatgtgtatataattattttttaaaatatatatttttcaatgaTAATAGCAaactttattatattctttgCATTATTATAGTGCGTGTAAATAACCTCATTTATTCATTCCCCCTATAATATTCACCATGCTTTGAggatattaatatatttggtTACCCGTTTGTAAATTCCCTAGTAGTGTacctatatatatgtgtgtgtgtgtgcttataaattaaaaaagggGAAAATGGTATACGGATTAATAATTCATTCTTCTGAATCGGAGCAGCTTTATTTTAGTACCTATTACAACTTAGtcaataatgatataaatcaAACTTCTAGACAGCAAGTAAgaatcataaaaaaattacaccTGCATATTCCTAAACAAATGACCCAGTAAATGAGCAACAATAGtgtgaaaatattttacattaatGTTGTATATGAATTTCTATTAAATagataattattaa encodes:
- a CDS encoding endonuclease, putative, translated to MTIKGFISFIHKKIPSTIKRIDDIKSFEGKKFIIDGTFFIYKFMYVAWKHILNDKNRDSKYKANELGTYILIRQYIIKKSIELLKNQHEYFKSLKINTLYIIEDIGARCELQPIDFKCKRHVWKERETIRKKKKLFDILNADAHKNILSSSDGLSDTSSSNIGSILNGSSKKITNIITPFCDKKVSPNKICERKIGKKEKVEIIVDEDGTHDLFKKNIFIKINSQTANDIYNYLLLEKIPIFITKNDAEKECAIQCSHEKDIVVSDDTDALAFGAPNLIRFITNKKKRHIINKDEILSELDINYEQFIDFCILSGCDYSAKIPGIGPVKAYEIIKKYKTIESFLESSAFDKYSNTKRFNQKLSNESMSLKDYILNEFTYEQARKIFFNSY